A genomic segment from Cyanobacteria bacterium GSL.Bin1 encodes:
- a CDS encoding PIN domain-containing protein, with product MSYLLDTHILLWWLFDDPKLNSECREIIRNSSNQIFVSSATAWEIATKYRLGKLPEAKPLVENYSQLLMEAQFSELVITATQALRAGSLPIPHRDPFDRMLMAQAEQENLTLITYDSAFQTGLISIFPLG from the coding sequence ATAAGTTACCTTCTCGACACCCATATCCTACTGTGGTGGCTTTTTGACGACCCCAAATTAAATTCCGAGTGTCGAGAAATTATTCGTAATTCCAGCAATCAGATTTTCGTCAGTAGTGCGACAGCATGGGAAATCGCGACTAAGTATCGTTTAGGGAAACTACCCGAAGCCAAGCCTCTTGTCGAAAATTACTCACAACTCCTTATGGAAGCTCAATTTAGTGAATTAGTGATCACTGCAACTCAAGCTCTAAGAGCGGGAAGTTTACCCATCCCGCATCGCGATCCTTTTGACCGAATGCTTATGGCACAAGCTGAACAAGAAAACCTAACACTCATTACTTACGATTCAGCATTTCAAACAGGACTAATCTCAATTTTTCCTTTGGGATAA